A window of the Emys orbicularis isolate rEmyOrb1 chromosome 1, rEmyOrb1.hap1, whole genome shotgun sequence genome harbors these coding sequences:
- the LOC135895725 gene encoding olfactory receptor 51G2-like, which yields MSTVNDTNFNSAVFLLTGIPGQEDAYLWISILFCLIYVILIAGNSVILFITKIDPSLHEPMYIFLSMLAITDLGISIATIPTILGIFLFNSREISLNACFAQLFFIHLLQLIESSVLLLMAFDRFVAICNPLRYASILTLPRIAKMGLVCVLRGVAMIVPLPLLLKRYQYCQANVLSHSYCLHQEVMKLACSDITVNSIYGLSASLLTLGLDSLLIFFSYVMIFKTVLSVASKVESLRALKTCISHLCIVLLFYIPEISLSVIHRFGKGSSHLLQFVLGYINLLVPPLMNPIVYSMKSKHLRARIIRLFIK from the coding sequence ATGTCAACTGTCAATGACACCAACTTCAactctgcagtgttccttctcaccGGCATACCTGGGCAGGAAGACGCCTATCTCTGGATTTCTATCCTCTTCTGCTTAATTTATGTTATTTTGATAGCaggaaattcagtcattctgttcattaCAAAAATAGATCCAAGCCtgcatgagcccatgtacattttcctttccatgttggccatCACAGACCTTGGCATATCGATAGCCACCATACCGACGATACTGGGCATATTCTTGTTCAACTCTAGGGAGATCAGCCTCAATGCCTGTTTTGCCCAGTTGTTCTTCATCCACTTGCTTCAATTAATTGAATCCTCTGTGctcttgttgatggcctttgaccgcttcgtcgcaatctgtaacccactgagatatgcttccatcttaacCCTGCCGAGAATAGCCAAGATGGGACTGGTGTGTGTGCTAAGGGGGGTGGCCATGATAGTTCCACTCCCCCTTCTCCTGAAACGGTACCAATACTGTCAagccaatgtcctctcccattcctactgcctgcACCAGGAGGTCATGAAGTTGGCTTGTTCGGATATCACAGTCAACAGCATCTATGGCTTGTCTGCTTCACTCTTAACGTTGGGGTTGGATTCGCTGCTTATCTTCTTCTCTTATGTGATGATCTTCAAAACAGTGTTGAGTGTCGCATCAAAGGtggagagtctcagagccctgaAAACCTGTATTTCCCACCTCTGCATCGTCCTGCTCTTCTACATACCAGAGATCAGCTTGTCTGTGATACACAGATTTGGGAAGGGCTCTTCTCACTTGCTTCAGTTTGTCCTGGGCTATATCAATCTGCTGGTCCCACCCCTGATGAACCCAATTGTGTACAGcatgaaaagcaaacaccttcgtgcAAGGATAATCAGGTTGTTCATCAAGTGA